The segment TCATGATCTTCTGCACCGTGGTCACGTCCCCTTCTCGCGCCGGACGGCCGTCTGCCGTCCGGGGCGAGCACCGGCTACCCCGGGAGGCGCCGGTCATGCCGGGCGCCGCCCCGCCCGGGCCCGCCCGCGGTGCCGACCGCGCGGGACAGCCGCCGGACGGACGGACGGACGGGCGGGCGGGCGGGGCGCGCGCGGCCGCGGCGGCGGGCTGGGCCGCGCGGGTGAGCGTGGGCGCCCCCGGAAGCGAAGTCCCGGGAGCGGGCGGGGGGCGGTGCCACAGTGTCCGTGGCCTACGATCATCAGACCGAGGACGGTGGACACCCGTGTCCCGTGGTACACCCCGATCCTGGCGGGCCGCGGCCCTGCTGGTGGCAACGCTCCTGCTCACCCCGGCGGCCCCGGCCGCCGCCGAGCCCGCCCCGCCGCCGCCCGCCGGTGCCGAGGCCGCGCTCGACCGGCTGGCCAAGGACGTCGACGACGCCCGGCACGCCACCGAGGCGGCCCAGCAGGAATACACCGCCGCCGCCGGGGAGTTGGACCGGCGGCGGCAGGCCGCGGCGGACGCCGCCCGGCAGGCCGAGCAGCAGCGCGGCCGGCTCGCCGACGCCCAGACCGAGGCGGCCCGGCTGGTCGCCGAGCAGTACCGCAACGGCGGACTCGGCACGCTGGCCCGGCTGTTCCTCGCCGACCGGCCCGAGGAGTTCCTGGAGGGCCGCCAGCGCGCCGCCTCCGACTCGCGCAGCGCCGCCGCCGTGCTGCGCGACCTGCGCGAGGCCCGCAACCGGATGGTGCTCTCCTCCGAACAGGCCGCGCAGGCCGAGCGGTCGGCCGCCGACGCCGCCGACGGGGCCCAGCGGGCCCTGGACCGCGCCAAGGAGACCACCGCCCGCACCGAACAGCTGCTGGCCACCGCCACCGCCGAGCAACTCGGCCTGCTGGAGCGGCGCGAGGCCGCCCTCGCCGACAGCGCCGCCGGGCAACTGCTCGCCGCCGGCCCGGCCGGACCCGGCGGCGGGGCCTCCGAGGCCGGACGGAAGGCGATCGACTTCGCGCTCGCCCAGCGCGGCAAACCGTACCTGTGGGGCGGCGCCGGACCCGACGCCTTCGACTGCTCCGGCCTCACCTCGCAGGCCTGGCAGGCGGCCGGCCGGCCGATCCCGCGCACCAGCCAGCAGCAGTGGGCGGGCCTGCGGCACGTCGCGCTGCGCGACCTGCGCCCCGGCGACCTGGTGATCTACCACGGGGACGCCAGCCACGTCGCGCTCTACCTGGGCGGCGGCACCGTCGTCCACGCCCCGCACACCGGCACCGTGGTCAAGCTCGCGCCCGTCACCATGCTGCCGATCCTGGGCGCGGTCCGGCCCGACCCGGACGCCCAGGTCGCGCCCGTTCCCACCGAGGCCCCGCCGTCGCCCGCGCCCGAGACCGCGCCCGAGACCGCGCCCGCGCCCGTCGAGAGTGCCGCGCCGCAGGGCTGAGGGCGGGTCAGGGGGCGGTTCAGGGGGCGGCGGTGACCGGGCCGACGTGGGCGGTGGTGGTGCCGGGGCGGGGGTTGGCGCCCTCCCAGTGGAAGGTGAGGGGGGCGGTGCCGCCGGGCGGGGTGAGGGCGATGCCGGTGACCTTGAACTCCTCGCCGGGGCGGCCGGTGCGGGGCTGGTAGTCGATGGTGACCCGGGCGCTGCCGTTCGGGGCGAGCGTGACGGTGCGGACGGCGGCGCCGGGGTGCGCCGGGAGGGTCCAGGCGCGGGCGTCGTCGCCGAGCAGTTCGACGGCCGGGTAGCCGGTCATCGTGCAGGGCGTGGGGCTGCGGTTGGTCAACTCGATCTGCTCGGCGGCCCGTTCGCCGCCCCGGGCGCTGACGGTGGCGCGCAGGTCGTCGGCGGTGCAGGGGCCGCCGCTGTCGCGCACCGCCCGGGCGGGCAGGCCGGCGGCCGCCGTGGTGGCGGGCACGGGCGCGGCGGGCGCCGGTGCGGCGGGCAGGGCCGCGGGCGCGGCGCCGGCCGGGGCGGGCGGCTGCGGGGCGCAGGCGGTGAGGGCGAGTCCGAGGGCCGGGAGCAGGACGGCGGCGGGCAGGTGGCGCAGGTGCATGGCGGTCGTCCCACTCGTCGTTCGGCGGCCCGGGCGGCGTGCGGCGACCCGGTGTGCGGCCATGCTGGCGCAGCCGGATCAACAACGGATCAACGCAGGCCGGGCGGGGTGCCGGAGCCTGTAATTCCGCAGTAACGGCCGCTGTCTAGCTTTCGGGGCATCCCCCACCCCCTCCCTGGAGGACCCCGATGCACCTGCCCCGACAGCACCGGCGCGGAGCGGCCCTGTGGGCCACCGCCGCGCTGACCGTGACAGCCGGTCTGGCCGCCTCGCCGCTGCCCGCCGCGACGGCCGCCACCCCGACCCCGCCCGCCGTCCCGTCCGCCGCCGCGCAGGTGGACCCGGCCCTGGCCGGGGCGGTGGCCGGCGGCGGGGAGACCGCGTTCTTCGTGGTGCTGAAGGACCGCGCCGACCTCGGCGGGGCCAAGGGCAAGGGCCCGCACGCGGCGAAGGCGCGGGCCGCCTTCCAGGAGCTGCGGGACACCGCCGAGCGCAGCCAGGGCCCGCTGCGGAAGTTCCTGGACGGGCGGAAGGTCGGCCACCAGGACTACTGGATCGCCAACGCCGTCCAGGTCACCGGCGGCGCCGACCTGGTCGCCGAACTGGCGAAGCGCGCCGACGTGCGGCGGATCGTCAAGGCGCGGACGTACCACATAGACGACGTCCAGGCGTCGACGGCGGCCTCCACCGACGCGGGCGACGGCACGCCCGAGTGGGGCGTCAAGGACATCGGGGCCGACCAGGTGTGGGCGCAGTACGACGCGCGGGGCGAGGGCGTGGTGATCGCCAACGTCGACTCCGGCGTGCAGTACGACCACCCGGACCTGGTCGCCGGCTACCGCGGCAACAACGGCGACGGCACCTTCACCGACGACTACAACTTCTACGACCCGAGCGGCACCTGCGCCACCCCCAGCACGCCGTGCGACAACAACGGCCACGGCACCCACACGATGGGCACGATGGTCGCCAAGAACGGCATCGGCGTCGCCCCGAACGCGAAGTGGATCGCCGCCAAGGGCTGCGAATCCTCGCAGTGCTCCGACGAGTTCCTGCTGAAGGCCGGGCAGTGGCTGCTCGCGCCGACCGACCACAACGGCAACAACCCGCGGCCGGACCTGGCGCCGAACATCGTCAACAACTCCTGGGGCGGCGGCGACACCACCTTCTACCAGGACATCGTGGAAGCCTGGAACTCGGCGGGCATCTTCGAGGCGTTCGCGGCCGGCAACGACGGCGACGGCACGACCTGCTCGACCTCGCACGCCCCCGGCTCGCAGGCCCCGTCCTACGGCGTCGGCGCCTACGACGTGAACGGGAAGATCGCGAAGTTCTCCGGCTTCGGGCCGTCCCTGGTGGACGGCTCGGCCAAGCCGAACATCTCCGCCCCGGGCGTCAACGTCCGCTCCACCTGGCCGGGTTCGGCGTACATGGCGGAGTCCGGCACCTCGATGGCGACCCCGCACGTGGCGGGCGCCGTCGCGCTGCTCTGGTCGGCCGCGCCCTCGCTGATCGGCGACATCGACGGCACCCGGGCGCTGCTCAACCAGGGCGCCCGGGACGTCGACGACACCCACTGCGGCGGCACCGCGGGCGCCAACAACGTGTGGGGCGAAGGCAAGCTGGACATCCTGAAGTCCGTCGACCTGGCCCCGCACACCGCCGTGGACATCACCGGCCGGGCCACCGACCGGGCGACCGG is part of the Kitasatospora setae KM-6054 genome and harbors:
- a CDS encoding NlpC/P60 family protein, producing MATLLLTPAAPAAAEPAPPPPAGAEAALDRLAKDVDDARHATEAAQQEYTAAAGELDRRRQAAADAARQAEQQRGRLADAQTEAARLVAEQYRNGGLGTLARLFLADRPEEFLEGRQRAASDSRSAAAVLRDLREARNRMVLSSEQAAQAERSAADAADGAQRALDRAKETTARTEQLLATATAEQLGLLERREAALADSAAGQLLAAGPAGPGGGASEAGRKAIDFALAQRGKPYLWGGAGPDAFDCSGLTSQAWQAAGRPIPRTSQQQWAGLRHVALRDLRPGDLVIYHGDASHVALYLGGGTVVHAPHTGTVVKLAPVTMLPILGAVRPDPDAQVAPVPTEAPPSPAPETAPETAPAPVESAAPQG
- a CDS encoding S8 family serine peptidase, whose protein sequence is MHLPRQHRRGAALWATAALTVTAGLAASPLPAATAATPTPPAVPSAAAQVDPALAGAVAGGGETAFFVVLKDRADLGGAKGKGPHAAKARAAFQELRDTAERSQGPLRKFLDGRKVGHQDYWIANAVQVTGGADLVAELAKRADVRRIVKARTYHIDDVQASTAASTDAGDGTPEWGVKDIGADQVWAQYDARGEGVVIANVDSGVQYDHPDLVAGYRGNNGDGTFTDDYNFYDPSGTCATPSTPCDNNGHGTHTMGTMVAKNGIGVAPNAKWIAAKGCESSQCSDEFLLKAGQWLLAPTDHNGNNPRPDLAPNIVNNSWGGGDTTFYQDIVEAWNSAGIFEAFAAGNDGDGTTCSTSHAPGSQAPSYGVGAYDVNGKIAKFSGFGPSLVDGSAKPNISAPGVNVRSTWPGSAYMAESGTSMATPHVAGAVALLWSAAPSLIGDIDGTRALLNQGARDVDDTHCGGTAGANNVWGEGKLDILKSVDLAPHTAVDITGRATDRATGAALPGITVKVSSEAAGTRTVTTAPDGSYRLALAPGRYDIAAAGYGYANFEVKGLTVAAGQPQSVPLAMTAVAVHTVTGTVLDVTGKPLAGAVVELTGTPVASVVSGQDGSYNLGKVAEGGYTLTVKPAQPVLCNGVWTGPLAVAADVAKTVRTPARTDNSGTSCAPAAYSWVKGSSRVALSGDEDAKTVALPFPVTYYGVKYTSASVTTDGLVNFLEPRIGDYANTALPTAVKPNGVVAPFWDDLTLDKKATVTTATTGTAGKRTFAVVWDNVPLVADSSKRVSFEVLFDEATGAITFQYQNVPGGGSGATVGMENQAGTDALQYSFDQAVLTNGSAIRFTQGAK
- a CDS encoding DUF4232 domain-containing protein, which codes for MHLRHLPAAVLLPALGLALTACAPQPPAPAGAAPAALPAAPAPAAPVPATTAAAGLPARAVRDSGGPCTADDLRATVSARGGERAAEQIELTNRSPTPCTMTGYPAVELLGDDARAWTLPAHPGAAVRTVTLAPNGSARVTIDYQPRTGRPGEEFKVTGIALTPPGGTAPLTFHWEGANPRPGTTTAHVGPVTAAP